Below is a window of Chanodichthys erythropterus isolate Z2021 chromosome 19, ASM2448905v1, whole genome shotgun sequence DNA.
TAGTGATTTATTgactcattattattattattattattattattttattaatttaaaaataatatttgctCCATAGGCAGCATCTGACAAACAGcacataaaataatttttaattcgTTCAGTTTGCCAAACAAGCCAAAACTTTGTTAATGGTATACACTTGGATGTCAAAGTAAGTTTAACACACTAGTGTGTATTAAAATACACACTACCACATAATTTTGTGTAACATGATAACATTTACAACTCAAATAGCACATATTTTGTTCAGAATAACGAATATAAGTACCTTGACATTTCAAATAAGTGCTTTTAATTACAAGCTGCACATTTATgcttcttcaaaatatcttgccCTTAGACTTCCATTAGGCTACATCAATTGTTTTTTGATCAAAAtgattgttttaaatgtataaaaatgaaaacaattaagCTTTAACCTACTCAGATTGCTCATAAATTAGCATATGCATATCAATTTAAATTATGTGATATGCTCCAATTATTGTTTGCCATTATAATACTGTATTCTCTTCTCACTAAACGCACAGCAGTAGTTCAGCCCTAATGAAGCACTGACAGGTTTCAAAAGCCATAATTATAAAGGCAGAAATAATGACAGCATACAAGTTTAGGCCCAATACTCAGAGCTGTCTGACCTGCACGATGGCATATGAAGCAATTACAGCCTTTTCACTACAATTGAGATATTTCACCAAAGAGAACAATTACATTAAATGCAGTTCCACACATTTCCCAGCCAGAAACATGCAAATGCTCCTGTAGTGACAGCAGAAACATCTAAAACATGTGCTTTAGTGAGCAGGTCATTATAAGCTGCTCAAATCGACAGTCAGATGCAATTAAGAAAGCAGGAAATCGGGCGTCTGTCTCTGCGGAGAGCGGTAGGCCCGTGCAAAGGGCACAAAAGAGATTTCATGGTTGAAACGTATAGTATGAATTCTACAGTCTGTAATCAAACATATTTTACAGCTCATAATTAATATAATGGGGGTGTATTCTATAGACCTACTGCTACAAAAGTTAAAGGTTTACTTCTAGCTATTATGATAAATGTTATTAGATTTTCTGTTATGATTTGAAAAGCACAACTCTCAAAaaatttttatttgcatttgctTAAATAATTTAACCTCTTTGTTAATCTCTTTAAATCAGTGCTGTTCTCTGACTGTATAATACTGACATCTAGTGGAGAATTAATGCCAAAACTGGAAAAACACAGAGttggattttattaaaaacctGAAAATGTTATCATGTATTCATCTAATTTAAAGATGATCCATTTATGCATcatttacaagatgtaatataagtctctggtgtcctctgaatgtgtctgtgaagtttcagctcaaaatcccccacagatcatgtATTATAGCTTgccaaatttgcccctatttgggtgtgagcaaaaatacgcagttttttaaatgcaaatgagctgctgctcccgcccccttaaCAGaaaagggcggagctttaacagctcaacaacaacaaagctggagaatctcatgcagccaaaatgaggattgtcagtaacggtgttcagccttacattgttcaaaccggagtcgacactgatggagagactcaggaagaagttacaacttttagacgtttctgaatggttagtggataaattgatgtagttgctgtggagttgatcaactcatccactagcatgtgtcgtcatgttcatcttttgtgttgaattgacactcgtttgtgaagcagtccggcgtaaaatgacggcatgacaacaacgctctactacaacaactcttcctcttctctaaagcagcccaacatggccccgcccctttgttgtgtgttcttgggggcggggtttatgtacattttgtggtttgtgatgtcatcaacccaggaagaagctcgttgtagtccctaccagccatttgttgtagtcctttgCATTAAACCTTGAGTGttataactttgcagatgttgtttatgctcaaacagcaacattacacactaactaaagttaaaaaagtgaaatcataattaaCCAACCCTTTAATGAGTCTGACTTTGGAGAGATGAATCTCATGGAACAGGATATGAATGAGTTTTTCTCTCTTTCAGCATCCAAATAAATCAATGGAACACCTGTAGAGTTCAAAACATCTTTAATGTTCTTGCAGTTGTCATGGTAACAGTGGCATCAGTGAGGCGTTCTGCGGGTCTCTGGTGTCAGCGGGCGGTTCTCGGGTCGGGAGGAGATCTGAGTGAATGCACTGAAGATCAGATCTACTCTTCCCCCATCAGATCCAGCTCAGCTGCCGGACGGCATTTCCTGAGGGATCGTCACTGTGCCGCCTCACTGAGGAAGAGATGCACAACCTGAACCCGTCCTGTAGAGCCATAACAGCAGGTGAACCAGAGTTTCTCACGCCAGTGTTCTGGAAGCTTCGGAATTTAGAATTTTGTGCAGAATTTTGATTCAAGTGTCTGTGAAGAGATGAATCTCATGAAACAATACAATTCCATCCCAGCTCATTTTTcaccccaaaaaacaaaatatgtataatttaaaaaagaaaatgaatatatacgtgggatatatatatatatatatatatatatatatatatatatatatatatatatatatatatatatatatatatatagtatatatagtagcctatatatactatatatactatatatatatatatatatatatatatatatatactattatttacactgtaaaatagatttgttggtttaacttaaaaagttaaattttgagttaatacaatgaagacaattggtttaatcaacagaaactcaaaatattgttatacaagttattattattattaataaattggCATAAATTAAAGACCATAACAAATAATACCACAATGTAAACCTtctttacagtttaaaataatataattattttgtaattacaATAATGAGAATTTGGGGGAAATATTCTTAATTCGTCATTAAACCAATGTCAGaatgaacaaaataataaaataaaaatgatatatatcCTTATTTTTTCAATTGATTTTGAAGTGAAATATGTCTGAGACATTTCCACGAGATTCACTCATACAgactttaaaacattacaatGACAGAATCAATAACTTCTGAGCACAGATCTCACATCTATGAATGGCTCCAGACAGACAGTTGCTGCTGAGCTGAATCATAATCAGAGAGCTGGTTATGAATGTGTTATGATGAATGTCTTCCCTGCAGAAGCGCAGCAATGTCCCGCTCCACATCTTCAAATGGACAGTGAAGATCATACCTGCAATAGACAATTCAGCAGACTCACATGATACTGtaattgtttgtttattgtatGGTTctgtggaatacttgattctgattggtcataGTGAACACTAAACTGTATAATAGGCCATGTAGTTTTGCTAACTTCATGTCTCGCTTAATCCACACTTTTATTTTGGGCGGTGAATTTGTGAGCATATCTTGGTACCGTTTGTAAGGAAGTCCATCTGCAGTGATGAGAAACTTTTCGAAGTTCCATCGGATGTCGTTCGCCTTAATGGGAGACCAATAGAGCTTCCTGATGTCTCCAATGACAGGGTTGACAAACGGCAGAGTTTCCTGGAAGAACAAAGTCATGGGGTGCGTCTCAATGAGCTCAGGGCACTGACCAGGGAGTTGGCCaaaaatcccacaatgcaccacaaAGACCGTTGATGCTCACTATGCTCCCTTACCAGGAATGATGTCACATTTCTGAAGCGTGAAACATAAAATGCATGAGAAAAAAggttgaaatgttttaaatatagacTAGATAAGTTATTTGTGATGCGGTAGCGAACTGTGACGCACATACGGGTTCTTTCCGCATGTTTTCAATGTGTTTTGTTCAAATCAAATACTGCAATTCTGCCTATACTAGTTCTGAATATGATATAATAGCAACATTATAGAAATAACCATatcaaaccatatatggaaatatGTCTTTATATGGTCACCAATAGAGTCTGGATGTCATCTAGTGGAGAAGTTTGGTATTGCGCCCAAACAAACTCTTTTATCTAACCTAAAATTTGAAACATAACAGATTAACAGTTTTAATTTCCTTGTTTTAGAGTCgaacttgttttgtaaaatataaaatgttgcttttctgactttttttccccccagttCACTTCTACAAGAATCtcctttaaaaagagaccaactTAAGTCTGTGCTCCAAAGTATTCAAGGGCTTTAACAATTTATgttcaaaattttcattttttttgacagttaaACTGAAACATTATCTGTTCCACTTTATGTTTACAGCAGAGTtctacatttatgcatttggcagatgcttttatatGAAGCGAATTTCATTGCATTCAAGGTAAACATTACATCAGTTTATGCATTTACTGGGAATTGAACTCATTTATGTGAAAGTTTTgttagaaaaaacatttaaaatgagaaattgTGGGGAAGAAATGGTGATGAAAATCATGTCccttataaaataaatagactttattttgtttatgcAAATTATAATTTCCAATATATGCTGCTCTACAGAGTTATATTTGATTGATTGAGCTAAACGCAGTACCTTCAGGAAGGCGTATAGAGGGTTCTCATCAGCGCCGTTCACCTCAATCCTGCTGAAGATGGGGAACTTTGGGAGAAATCCTCCTCCAGGTCTCACATACTGCAGAACATTCAGGGTTTCATGGTTCTCTTCTGTGGAAGAGTGGGTGGAATTATATTACTGTGGTCAGAAAAAtactactgaccccaaactttaaaATGGTGTTGAATTAtcttttgaagaatgttcaaaacCAGCATACAgttgtgacaacttgccccagtCTCCCTTTTAATTAATAAGCAAGCACACAACACTAGATTCTCCAGAACCAGTAAGTAAGTTGACAGGTCTCACCAGGTGTCTGTAGGCCGAACTGATTGCAGGGGAATCCAAGCACAGTGAAGTTCAGTCCTCCATACATGTTCATGAGTGCATTCATCCTGTGATACTGTACAGAGCATTCATTTCAGTTCTGATTATtcaaaaatcaatatttatttattattttacaaacacaaataagTTAAACGTTTCTTAATTGACAGTTGCATcacattaaaggcacaatatgtaatttttgccACTAGatgtcgcttattcaaaacaaaggcgtagcttgatttCACGGGAtctgttgtcttcacgtctacatccggtggaaaagaatccgaCGGGACTTGGGCAGAAATaatattcatggatgagctaatgcattaaagatttattaacattactgtagtatgaagcagagagagaacgaggccgctggag
It encodes the following:
- the gpx9 gene encoding glutathione peroxidase 9, with product MNALMNMYGGLNFTVLGFPCNQFGLQTPEENHETLNVLQYVRPGGGFLPKFPIFSRIEVNGADENPLYAFLKETLPFVNPVIGDIRKLYWSPIKANDIRWNFEKFLITADGLPYKRYDLHCPFEDVERDIAALLQGRHSS